The genomic region ACCGGGCATTAAGAAAACAATGAGGAACTACAAGCTGCTGGGCTATTCATATAAAAACAATATTGAACATATGATTTACTTACAAAAAGACCCTACATATGAATGTGTTTCATTCAGAAATGAGCCACATTATGAGTTTTACTCCTGGGTGGCAGAAGGGGTAAAGCAAACAATGTTGATGGGTTTTGGGACGGGAAACTCCATAGTCTTAATAATGGAAATCCAGTGGATTATGAAGTTTAGGGAAACGCTGACCAGGATACTAAGAAAATAAACCAAGGATGAAATTGTTGGGTAGAAAAGATGTTGAGCACATTTTCAGAAAATTACAGTACATGCAAAGAATCTGCAAATAAAGAACACAGATTGCATTCGGGAATGAGCTAGATAGATCTTTAATCCAGGAGTGAGGCAAAGATTATGGaggacagacaggaaagtggagcaaAGACCATGATCAGATCTCATTGAGTTGTAGAGCAGCTAAGGGAAACAGCTTCCTATTGTTCCTGTTCTTATTTGTTTTATGAATGGAACAATGATTATTGTGCAAGATAGAACATGGGGTGACAGATAACATCGTGCCATTGGTGGGCAGTGAGCAAAAGAGAACACTATTTGAAAGGGAGTAGGGTGTTCATTCATTAAGCCTGCACATTAAGATTTGGAAGAACACTGTTTAGACTTGTTTATGGCACTCAGGTTTATATTTAAGTAATGTCAAAATAAGAATAGAATTTATTTCAGTTTGTATTCCTCGTATTCTAAATGAAAACTGCAATTGCAGTAACCTACATTCATATAGTGCCTATAAACACATCTGATAGGCAAACATAAAAATGGGACACTGTGCCCAAGTAGGAATTTGACAAGGCGAGGTTAATGAGCTGGAGTTTGAAGGTTTGTCTTACAACAGGGAACATAAAAATACATGGTTTATGATGGGACAGTACAACAAAACTCCATCCATACTGCTCCCTGCCTCAAAGGCAGCCAacgtaatcaaagacccctcccatcctggttataactccaacctcttccatcaggaagATGATACAAAAGCTCAAGTACAGATCAACCAAttcaaaacagcttcttccccattgttattagacttctgaacggAATTCTCAAATTTATGTTGCCCTCACTTAGTGTACCTTCTCTGCAGTCATAACACTGTATTCCTCGCTGTGTTCTATTACCCTTATGCACATTGTATGGTATGACCTGTTTGTACCGCATACaataaaacctttcactgtacctaggtataatgtgacaataataaatcaaatcaaaacatgcATTCACAGGAATTTAGTGTAGATTTGTTTGACAAATTAAAAACACAACCAAAATAAATTactgaaaatattttattttggcTTTGTTAACAGAACATACTGGTCAGTATTCAGAAGAGTATCTAGCTGTGATGAACTACAAACTGTTGTTATAAAACAAACTAAGCTTTTAAAGATGACAAACATATCTGCAAGTCAGTGATTCAGTCCTGAAATTCGAAAGCATACATCAACAGATAATGTTGACAGTTCATTCACAAAATCAACTTCTCCACAGTCGATTACAAAGAAACTAAATTAACAAAAGACAGTTTGTTTTGTTCAAATAAAATTTATTCTCTCTCACTGAAAAAAAGCACACCACATTGTGTGTTGAATAGATACATCTGATAAGTCCGTTCTAGCAAACTGTACGGGCAGCATGTGGATTCTTCatctgtacttttttttaaaaaacggtcATCATTTCAGAATAGTGTCTTCATTAGCTGAAATGAGAGATTCATTTATATTTTCTCTACCTACtacagtgtatacacacacaattTTGGAATTAAAATTAATTTACATTCAAAATATGGAATGGAAGCACTGGAAACAGCACCTCTGAAGTAGAACACTCAGTAACAGGAACAAACTCTGCTTGGACAAATACTGAACAAAATTCCTTTTCTTCCAAATCCTACCCAGTGTCATTCCCTGCTCCACACAAACTCTACCATATCCTCTCTAGTCTCAAGAAGTTCCCTATATGCACCAACATGGCTTTTGACAGCACTCATTTCTATAACTCTGACTGATGGACAGCATAATGCTGTGGAAAATAGCATAATCAGCCAGATGACTTTCATTAGCTGAGGTCAGATTCAAATCCTTACAAGTACAAACATTAGAAATTTTCAATCTTTTGGGAGGGAGTCGAAAACAGGATCTCAAAAGGATAGGGAGTTGGAGAGAGATTTTCAGTTTACGGCCAAGATTTCAGGAATCAGTCACTGATGGCATAATGAAAGGAGTGTAGGATGCATAAAAGGCCAAAGTTGAAAGTATGCAAAATTCTGGATGGGTTCTCTGTGAAGCTGGCACcagtgacaaaaacagaaggggtgaggtcaTGAAATGATCAGAGACAGAGAACATTCCAAAGAGAACTACAAGTTTAAGCTGAGAAAGAGTTGGGAACCAATGTTTGTCAGCTAGCACAGAACAATGACTGAATGCAATTTGGTATAAGATAGATATGGAAAGCAAAGATTTGGATTAGCTAAAAACTATACATATGCACGAGGGTTCCAACAGATGATGGCTTGATTCAgggtggaagcaagccatttttATAATGGAGAAATTATGGGGTTAAAGCTCAGTTCAGGATCAAATAGAATGTTGGGATTATGAACAGGCTGGTTCAAACCATGGTGATGGACAATGAGAGAGATGGAATTGATAGCAAAGACACCGATTAATGCACAGGGCCAAAGGTAATGCGAAAAAGTGATAATTCAATAGGACAAAGCTTTAGTCAGATAATCTGGTCGAGTTCAAGGCATCAAATCTCAGGATGTACTGGCTAAAAATGGGTGCAGTATAGACACAACAGAAGTATTCCAATGCTTAAAGAGTTAATCTGTAAAACCGGTTACATAAAACTTGACTTTAGGATCTTAAGTTTGAAAATttgaggtgatctaattgaagtgTTTAAAATGATAGGCTAGACATATAAAGGCTATGACACCAACCATCCAGAATAATGGAACATAATCATAAAATTAGAGGcaagtcatacagaacagaaacagggaGGCAGCACTTATCCCTCCAACGCAAAAGTTCATGGAGAAATGGAATTTGCTTCCAAAAAACTTTTGGATGTTCAGTCAACAGAAATCttaaaactttgaaattgttAGATTTTTATTAGGCAAGGAGAGACAGGGTATGTGGAGTTAGgttgggtaaatggagttgaagcaATATTAGAGTATAAAAGGGAATGGTAAAAAAGGctcaaggactgaatgacatacCCTTGTCATTATTTTCCTACACTAGTTATGAGATATATTGTAATGACAAATGTATAATTTACTCTCCTTTGATAGTCACCAAATACAAAATATTGTTTCTGTGCTATCACAGAATAACTTATTTTTCAAATACCTTCCGCCAACTGTTTTGCAATTCGCTCAAGCTCATCTCGTTTCTTTTTCTCTTCAGCCTCAATTCTCCTCTCCTCTTCAGCAATAGGCTTCAGATAATCTTCATTATAAATGAAACATAAAACAGTGAGTCTCTATAGGAACTGGTGAAGTTAAAAAAATTATTTACAGCCTGTACGCTATTGCCACTTTCATCAAATGCAATCGTTATTTTCTGGGTATTGTGACAAGTTGTTTGATTATCACCTAATGAATACATGGAAGAAGTTCAGCTAGAGCTGATATATGGCAAAGTTTATCATTAACTTTTAATTATTAATTGCTGAATTCTTCAGACAGGTTAGAAAAAGACAGTAATTTGTTCCAGACCTTTAGAAAAATGCAATATTGCCTTCAGGGCAAGATCATCTCTAACTCTTACCATATCGCTTCTTCCCATAGATGATACCAACCAGCAATGCCGAGTACCTAGCCATCTGTAATAGAATGGAATACAGATTTACTGAGATAGCTTCATTCTAGTCCTCAGAAAGACTCCTGTCTGGAGTGTGAAGGCATGACTGTGTAATCAAAATAGGCAAGGATTTGCTGCAATGGAATATCTGTGTTTTGATTGTCAGAATTCAACTCAAAACAAGTTTTGCCCACAAGTGTGGTTGAAAATACAAGCTACGAAAGATGCAGCGAGGGAAAGAGAGCACCCAGGATctgagacagcagagcaaacaacaggaaactggactagccacataaatactgtgggtacaggagcagatcagagacttggaatcctgcaacaagtaacccctctctttcctcctcaAAACCTATTCACTGCCTACGATGCACAGATCACAAATGAGTTGGAATACTCACCACGTGCCTCGAGTGCAGTTCTAACACCTGAGAAACTTGATACCATTCAGAACATCGCAGCTcaactggcaccacatccacaaacagtcACTCCACCactagcagcaatgtgtaccatttacaagatggacTGCAAAAATTCCTCACAGATCATCACTAAAGACGCTACTCAAATACTAGTTGCCTCCTGTGTCTACAATAACTCTGAACTCACTTGATCAATCTGGCCTTGATTGAAGAGATTTTACTGATTGAAAAATAACTGCAAAATATTTGAAGTAAGCCAGTCAGCACATCAAGTTTGCTTTACCATTCAGCGTGATCACGATTGATCagaaaatcctcaactccactttattGCCTTTCCTCTATAACCCTCAATTCCAACACAGATTAAAATTTTAGTTCAGCTTTGAATAgacttaacaacccagcctcaaacaacactgtggcaaagaattccactaATTCACTATCTTCaagaactttctcctcatctctgttttattctgaaattatgcccttTGCTGACAAACTCTGTCAcaagaaacaacctttccacacctACCCTTGTCAAGCACCCTAtgaatcttatacatttcaatactTCTAATATCATTCCTTAGATAAAGAGCCCAAAACTGTTCAgagtattccagttgtggtctgaccaatgccttatagttttagcaaaacctgcCAACTTTTATACACTATTTCCTTTGAAACAAAAGGTCATTTCATTTACCTTCTCTACTACTGAACTCGGATACTGGCTCGAGATTCATGCATAAAGACTCTCAAATCCCTCTTCTGTAGTTTTCAAGAATTGTTCTCCAATTAAACAATTCTATTCTTCTATTCTATTCTTCATGCTGAAGTGCATAATATcatatttcccacattataccccatctgccaagtttttgcccactcacttaacaaGCAAAATGtgtcacttgccttcccacctagtTTTGTAATAGTTGCAAACTTCATTACagtacattcattttcctcatccaagtcataaatatacattgtaaataattccGGCTACAGCGCTGATCCCATTAGTTATAGgtagccatcctgaaaatgccctccTCATTCCAACTCTATTGGTTAGTCAATACTTTATCAATGTTAATATACTACatcaacaccatgggctcttagtTAATTATGTAGCCTAATGTATGGAATCTTATCAATCATCTTCTGAATATCCAAACATATTAAATCCACGGATTTCCCTTcttctatcctgcttgttacctcctcaaagatttgTAGCAAATTTGTCAGGAATGACTTCCTTGTCATGAAGTTACACTGACTCTGTTCGATCTTAATGTCTGTTTTGAAATGTTCTACTTTTACATCCTTTATAAGACTCTAACATTACCCAATAAAAAGCTAACAAAGATGAATTGCAGCAGGTGAATGAAATGTCAAATCAGACATCCAGAAAGCAACAGGGGAGAGAAAGCCTGTAAAACAACACAACAATCCACCAtgggtgaaggagaatccaaacattTAGTTGTTCACTGAATCAgaacttaagagtcatagagctgtacagcatggaaacagacccttcagtctaacttgtccatgctgaccagataccctaaagtaatctaattccatttgccagcatttggcccatatccctgtaaatccttcctactcatatatgcATCccgtgccttttaaatgttattattgtATCAGTGTCCACCACTTATTAcacacatgcatcaccctctgcatgaaaacattgccccttaggtcccttctaaatctttccctttcactttaaacctagatcttctagctttggactccgaGGAAACGGCCTtactattcaccccatccacgcccctcatgactttataaatctctacaaaaggtcacccctcagcctctgatgcaccaAGGAAAATCGCCCCAATCTAttcctctccctacagctcaaacctcccaaccctggtaacatccttgtaaatcttatctgaaccctttcaagtttcaccacatcctttttatagcagggaaaccagaattgaatgcagtattgcaAAAGTGACTTAaccatgtacagccacaacatgacctcccagctcctatactcaatgcactaaccaataaaggcaggcttaccaaccgccttcttcactatccggtctacctgcaactcaactttcaaggaactatgaacctgcactccaagatctttgttcagcaacactctccaggacctcaccattaagttcTGTGTggatatgcctttccaaaatgcagcacctcacatttatttacattaaactccacctgccactccatGACCCATTGACATATCTGATCAAGGCCCGTttgtttctttgctgtccaccacacctccagttttggtgtcatcggcaaacttactttccatacctcttatgttcacatccaaatcacttacataATGACAAAATgcaatggacccaacactgatcctcgtggcacatcactggtcacaggcctccagtctaaaagaAAGAGacctccacgaccaccctctacctttgagcccgttctacatacaaatggctagttctccctgtattccatgagatttaactttgttaaccagtctaccatgaggaaccttgtttaATGCCTTACTGAAAGCCTTACAGATCatatctgccctcatcaatcctctttactactacttcaaaaaactcaatcaagttagtggaatacgacttcccatgcacaaagccatgttgactatccctaaccagggtttgtttttccaaatagatgtaaatgctgtccctcaggatcccctccaacaacttgccgatcacctatgtcaggctcaccagtctgtggtcccctggcttttccttatcacttttcttaaatagtggcaccacattagccaatagccagtcttctggcacctcacctgtggctatcaatgatacaaatagggcccagcaatcatttccctagcttcccagggatttatccacctttatgcattttaaatgccCAGCAAAGcatcctctgtaaaatggacagtTTTCAAAATGCCACTATTTATGCCCCCACATTCTCTACCTTCCATTATCCTtcaccacagtaaacactgatgcaaaatacacacaTCTGACATTCACACATAAGCGGCCTTGCTGGTTGTTAAAGGGCCTATTCTGTCCCtttttactcttttgtccttaatatattcgtggaatccctttagattctccttaaccctatttgccaaagcttgccgatttccctcttaagtatacttctactgcctttgcactcttctagggattcactcgatctgtacTGTTGATACCTGACAGATGCTTCTTTCTTactcttgaccaaaacctcaatttctccagttatCCTTCACTTGCCTTCACTTATCAGCCTTgaccttcaccctaacaggaacatattctctctggattctcattagctcatttctgaaggcttcccattttccagccatccctttacctgcaaacatctgctcccaatcaatttttgaatattcttgcctaatactatcaaaattggccatcctccaatttagaacttttagatctggcctatcattttccatcactattttaaaacgaattcTGGCAACTggcccaaaagtgctcccccaccgaaCCACAGTCACTTGTGATGCCTTATTTccccaagggtaggtcaagttttgcactttcgctaataggtacatccacaaacttgactggaagAAATAATATTAAAAGAGTATTCTGTGCTATTAACCTTTAGAACTTTTAACTGTCTATGGTGAGTTTTATGGGCAATAAACAATTCCACAAACTTCATGAAAACATAGTTAAAGACTAGATGTAACTTCTCCAAAAATTAAGGCACAATAGTGCAAATTGCCATGATGTGCATTTCAAACTGCATCAAGAGATAGAGTTGGAACTGAGAATTATCAACTGCTtataatttacatattaataacaGCTTGCAATAGTGTTACTTTGTCATTTTAGCAAACCAGCTCAAGGTCTAAAGACTGGCCTACTGAAGACAATTCGCAATTTAAAATGTCACCTTGCATTATTTCAGGACTTGAGGGGCAGAATCCTAAATGTGCAAAACTAAATGTCCAAATTACAATTTTCCCCATCATTGATCTGGAGTGCTGAACATTTATTGTAGTCAATTTTCTACAAAACATTAGGTTGGAAACAGACAATACCATATAAATAAAGGCTCTAGAAAAAAAGAACCAAACCTGAACCCATGTTATTTCACACATCACAAACacaccacaccctccctccccctggcATCGCCTTGACCATCCCCTCCTTGCCCCACCAagcctcccccctcactccatgGCCCAAGGTCCTGCTTTGACCTTAACCCAGGCTCCACTAGGCCTCAGGTAGAGAGACATCAGCCAGTGGCCCTTCCCAAAGGGAACCTCGCCGCCCGGGAGCCTAACGGCCAATATGGCCGGTCCTCGCAGAGCCCCGGACCCCCCCTTTACCTTGATCAAAGGCGAGACCTGCACCGGAGGGACCATGATAACCGACAACGAGTCCTTCTCTCCCGGAGACAGGAGCCAGCGGGTAGATGGAGGCGAGCGTCTTACGTCACCACGCCGCGCCCACCGACGGCACGACGCCTGACGTCACCGCGCATCACGCCGCCGTTCAGGAGACGTCTCCTGATTGGTCAGAAGTTTTACTCACAGGGAGTTGGCTGAAAACTTTCTGCCAGGAGAAGGTGAGCGCTGCCGATCAGAGTCaggaagtgtggcgctggaaaagcacagcaggtcaggcagcaaccgaggagcaggagaatcggtgcttctcctgctcctcggatgctgcctgacctgctgtgcttttccagcaccacacttgaaaACATTCTGCTGTGCAGTCTGCACCCTTCCAGCAACAGCTGGGATGGTACCTTTCCTAAAATAATACAGAACTGCGgctgctggacatctgaaacaaaaatcagaaagtactggagaaactcagtaggtttggcTGCGGCCGTGGAGCAAAAACAGCTTTAACGCATCCATTCCCTTtccctcctgttttctctccacgaaTGCTGCCAGATCCGCCGAGTTCCTATTTTTGTGACGCCATTAACAAAAAGTGAGGCGTCAACAATCTGTCCAAGCGTCACCAACGAACTTAGAAGTTGTTTTTAACAaacacaatgctggagaaactctggtaggagcaaattactgcaggtgctggaatctgtactgaaaataacaaatgctggagatcgcagcgGGTCAGACATCatgctaacgttttgagtccagattACTCTCCATCatcttgatgctgtctgacccccacccccagctgtgatctccagtatttgttgttttcagcctTGTTAACTGATCTCTCATATTAGAATTGATctatctctgcaccttctctgtagctgaaCACTGTTCTGCATTCTGTTGTGATTTGTATGGATAATACgcaaaataatacttttcactgtttctcagggcatatgacaacaataaatcaattttaatcaaaatattgtaatttacataaatgatttggatgcgagcataagaggtacagttagtaagtttgcaggtgacaccaaaattggaggtatagtggacagtgaagaggactacctcagattacaacaggatcttgaccagatgggccaatgggccgagaagtggcaaatggagtttaattcagggtgtaggttagctcgctgagctgtaggtttgatatccagatgtttcattacctgactaggtaacatcatcagtggcaacctccaagtgaagtgaagctgtcgtctcctgctttccatttatatctttctcctggatggggttcctggggtttgtggtgatgtcatttcctgttcgttttctgggAAACCACTTTTTCAACTGGGACAACCCATCTGTCcggggacaggctaagcaaagacatgccagagaattcctagagggttggcactccaaccacaacgccataaacaagcacatagatctagatgcaatctatcaacccctcagaaaatgaactggaaatgacatcaccacaaatcccaggaaccccatccaggagaaaagatagaaagcaggagacaacagcttcgcttcacttggaggttgccactgatgatgttacctagccaggtaatgaaatgtctggataccaaacctatagctcagtgagcaaacctacaccctacacctcaacctgagctagaaACCTCCACAAACCttgtggagtttaattcagataaatgcgaggtgctgaattttggtaaagcaaatcttagcaagacttatacacttaatggtaaggtcctggggagtgttgctgaacaaagagaccttggagtgcaggttattaggtccttgaaagtggagtcgcaggt from Hemiscyllium ocellatum isolate sHemOce1 chromosome 36, sHemOce1.pat.X.cur, whole genome shotgun sequence harbors:
- the LOC132833404 gene encoding ATP synthase subunit e, mitochondrial-like — translated: MVPPVQVSPLIKMARYSALLVGIIYGKKRYDYLKPIAEEERRIEAEEKKKRDELERIAKQLAEANEDTILK